ATGGCACAATCGAAAAACTAGTCAGTAGTGACAATATTCGCTCTCTTGCAGCCTCTATGGTCACGGCTGGTATCGTCGCTGAAATTGGCGCACTTGAGCTCTTTGGCCAAGCAAGTCCTAGTGCTGACCTAATCAGTAAAGATACGCTTATAGCTTTGGGTAACCAAACTGTTGACTCTGTTATTAATACAACTATCAGCGCCAGTGTAACAACATTGATGGAAGGCGGTGATCCCAGCATGATTAAAGATGCCTTGATGAACTCGCTAAGCAACATTGCAATCGATGCATTAGGCAAACAAATGGCTGAAGAAATCGGACGGTTAGCCGATGCAGACACGATAAGTGAAGGGCTTAGATATGTATCTCATGCTGCTTTAGGCTGCGCAATTGGTGTCGCAAAGGCAGATCAAAGTGACTCTGTAAGCTCTAACTTGGGTTGTTCTTCAGGTGCCACTGGGGCTGTGATAGGCGAAGTGATCTCTGACAAATACAAATCATCACAAGGGTATGACACTCGAAAGAAAAACTTAGATAATCAGCTCAAAGCGTTGGGGTTAACTGCTGAAACATACAAAGACTTAAGTTTTGAAGAGTCAAAAGCGGCGTTTAACCAAAAAGCGGACATTGACAATCAGCTGAAAACCTTAAATCAAATCAAGGAAACAGGTGTCGATTTAGGCAAACTAGCTGCTGCAACTTCTGCATTGATTGTTGGTGCTGAGGCAAATATTGCAACGAGTACCGCAGAAAATGCCGCTGAAAATAACGCCTTTTGGTTTGTATTGCAGGCTGCATACCTGACTTTAAAAGCATACGATGTCTATCAAACTGTTCAAGCTACCGGTGAATTACTAAAAGAGTTTACCAATGCGGGGGAAGACAGAAGAGAAGAGATATTATTTGAACTAGGTAAAACACTTGCCGTTGAAGTTGTAGTGGGTAAAACCGCTTCCGAAGGGCTTGATTTGCTTATTCAAAAAGCCCGCAAATCCAATATGATACCAGAAACGCTACTCACTGAGGTAAATAGCTACTATGGTCACTTTACGAACGGAACACCAAACAATTACTCAATTGGTGCATCGCAAACTAATAGTACAAGTGGAATAAACAACCACAAAATACCTACAAACAAGTCTCGTGATATTGTTGGTGCACTTAATGAAAAAGATGCAGCAAAAGTCTCTGAAAGAGGGCATATTAATAAATGTAGTATCAATGGCTCTGCCTGTGAAATTGATCTTGAAACAGATGAACAGCACATGGTTAATGATTTTTCAAAGAACCTTTCAACCATGAAAAGCCACGAACGTGGTCAAAAATTAGAGGAAATCGTCGAGTCGGTATTAACCAGAGACGGTAACTTAACGCCTATTGATGGAACTTATAGAAACATAAATGGTGTCGACCACTTGCACCTGCTTAAAGACAGTAACGGCAATGTGAAAGCAGTACTAGCTTTAGACAGTAAGCAAAATAAGCAAAGTGGTAACTGGTCAGATACTCGACATGGTTCAATTAAACTATCAACCAAAGGGGCTGGCAATAATGTACAATTAACCGATGATTGGTTTAGAGCCGTGGCAAAACACCTGAAAGATGCTGGTAAAGTCGATGCGGCAAACCACATAACAAAGGCATTGGACAACAATACGTTGATTAAAGGTGTCGCGACAATTAACCCTCGCAGCCAAAAGTTGATAATTGTACCAGTTAAATCGTTCGACGATTAAGTGAAGCAAAAATGAAAGTTGATAAAATAGAGGGTTTACGGTGCCTAGAGGTGCATAAAAACAGTGGGATTGAACATTACCCACAAGCACTTGAGCTGTTGAACCGAGGTGAAGGTAGTCGTTCAGGCTGTGGCTTAACTTTTAGTGGTGATATGGCAGAAATCGCTCAGCATGCCTATTTTGCAGAGTCTGATTTACTGAAAGCTAAGCAATATGCCTATTTGTCTGCAAAAGCAAAAATCATCCAATTGCAAGAGAAACCTCTGAGCTCCCTAGACACAGTGGATATGCTCAATATCGTGCTCATCAGTGACAATGCTGAGTTACTCCATTGGTATAGTCAGTATGTCACATATATTTATAGTGACCACAATCGGGTGCTGCATCGCAACAAAGTGGGGTCACTTGATTACCTTTACTTACAGCGCCATTTGGCGCTGCAAGGAAAGTTTGATTTATTGGGGGAGCGCGCTGAGTATATTTTGGCAAACCCACCTGGTAAAGCAAACCTCAAGTATCAAGTTGACCATGAGTTTTACCTGGGTTTGGCTACTGGGGATATGGAAAAAATGGCAGAAGCCATTCGCTTTTTATGCAGCAAAGCTGGGGTGAGAAAGCGTAACTTTTCTGACTCAAACTGCCCATCTCAGCACTTTATGTCTCCAACCTCATTGATGCTTGGTAAAATCGCCAACTTATCTGGCTATGAGCTTGATATTGAAGATGAAATGTACCCTAACGAGCTGGTAAAAATAGCGCCATTAAGCGAATATGACGACCAGTTTGACTACATTAAATCGCTAGACATATATACTGAGTTTAAGAGTGATAGCTTTGCTGATATAGAAAGATTTACTCCAAAACCGCCAGGACAGTATAATATCGATATAACCGTTCAATCTAAACCGAACGAAAAGCGACCTTAACCAACTAAATGGGGCAAGCGATTAGCTTGCCCTTTTTAAGTAAAATAGAGGCAACCGATGTCAGAAGAACAAAACACACCATTACAATTAAATGAGTTTTCAAAAGATGCCAAAAACCGCAGTGAGTTTTTTTATAACTTTGTAAAAAATCAGAATCTGACACTTTTACCTGGACGCTATGGCGGTGAGTATAATAATGACCACGTTGCGATTGGTGAAGAGAATGGCGAATTCTTGCTCTTTTTTGGCACCAAGATCCAGCCAGAAGGCGAAGGTATTCAGCTTGACCCACACGCCATGGGGCCGTTTATGCAAGGCAGTGTCGAATGGCTAAAAATGATTGTACTCGCTATGCGTCAATCAAAGGGCCTTGATGAAGCAACGCTCACGCGTTTTGAGCAAGCGATTGATACACGTAGTATTCGTGTCAGCGTGTTATTTGTTGACCTTGAAAAAAGAGGCCTATCTTTGCTACCAATTTATGTAGAGTCATTTCAAGACTAATTACAACTCTCAATCAAATAGATAGCGCCAACCACAGTGGCGCTATCACATCCAGCTCGTCAAAGTATCGTATTTGACAACTAGCTATACAAATTTTGCGGGACTTTTAAGACCTGAATATGCACGGTGACTTCTTCGCGGTCATGATATAAGTGCTTGGCTTGTAGCTTATAACCGACATTATAATGAGCCAGCTCATCATCAATCAGCTGCAAACACTCATACACACTATCAAAACGTTTTTTCATTGGCAACTTAAGGTTGAAGATGAGTTCCTTGGCAAAACCATTGACTATCCAGTCAATCATCAGCTGAGTTACTTTACTTGGTTTTTCAACCATGTCACACACCAGCCAATCAATATTGCGTTTTTCTGGGCGGTATTTAAAGCCATCTTCTCTAAAGTGCTTCACTTGACCACTTTCCATCAGCTTGTCATTCATCGGGCCATTGTCAATGGCGGCGACAAACATACCACGTCTAACTAGTTGATAGGTCCAGCCTCCTGGGCAAGCGCCCAAATCAACACCCCGCATACCCGGACGAACACGATCTTCTGCTTGCTCTTTGGTTAAAAAGACATTAAACGCTTCATCTAGCTTTAACGTCGAGCGGCTTGGACCGTCTGAGGGCATTTTAAGCCGAGGGATCCCCATAAAAAATGGTGAGTTATTATCACTAAATGAGTAGCCCACATAAGCAGTATCGTTTGCTAAAAACAGAATATGTAGTACAGGCTTTTGTGGCTTGACGTTACGCGTTAGCTTATTTTGCTTCTCAAGCGATTTGGCCAATGGCGTCGAAATCTTCTTACAAAACTTCGACAGCTCTTTGCCTTCGTTTGTATCAGGTGTTTCTACACGTAAATCTCCACACAACGGGAAATCCGCGACACATTGCTTAATCTCACCGACACGATCTTCCAATGGCATGTTTGTCAGCAAAGTACCTGCAAACCACTGTCTTGCAAATACCAAGCTTTTAAAATCGATTTGCTTAACCAGCCGCTCTGCTTCGTCTTTGGCATAGCACTCAAAGGTCACAAACCCAGTATTTGGCTTGGCTTTGACATACCCAGCAACGCCTTGTTGCATTGCATGGTGATTAATTTCAGCAGCCGCATCACTTTCAAAACCGCTACGACAGTAAATAACTACACTCGACATTGTTTCAATATTTCCAAATTAAAGAGGTTGCTTAGCGGCTTTAACAATCAGTATTAGCCAACCAATAATAAAACACACTCCACCGATAGGAGTGATAGGCCCTAGCCACTTTGCACCAGTCAGGGCCAATAAATATAAACTGCCACTAAATAGCAAAATACCCACTATAAATGCAAAGCCAGCCCATTTAAGCTGCATGCCCCACTTAATCAAGAGCGCCACAGCAATAAGGGCTAAGCCATGTGTCATTTGATATTGTGCCGCAGTTTTAAAGATCCCCACTGCATAATCACTCACATGGTGCTTCAAACCATGGGCAGCAAACGCCCCTAATGCTACTGACAACATGCAAAAGACACTGCCAGCTAATAAAAATAGGTTAGCCATGGCAAATATCTCGAATAAATTGCACGGTTTTTTGTACCGCGGCGTCACGGTTTTGCGCTTCAGTTAAGCCACTCGCTTTACGTGGCTTCAATGAATGATCGCCATCTGGCAACCAATAATATTCTGGCGTAGCATCCAATTGTAACGCACTGACTTCGGTTTTATTACCAAATGTATCTCGCTCACCCTGCAACACTAAAAACGGGCATGGAATATCACTAAAATGCTCAACTCTTAACTTTTCAGGCTTGCCCGGAGGGTGAAACGGATAGCCAAACGCTATCACGCCTTTAACCTTAACTGCTGTCTCACATGCCAGCATGGACGCCATACGCCCACCCATTGACTTACCACCGATAAATATCGGTAACGCATCATCAAGCTGTGACAAGACCTGTTCGTAACACGCTAATAATTTAGGCGCTCTGTCCGGCGGACGCTTTTTATTTAGTGCTTTAGCCGTCGCCATGTATTCAAAGTCAAACAGCGCAACGTTAATGCCTTGCTCAGCGAGCTTAGTCGCCATATCTTGCATAAAGTCTGAATCACACCCTGCACCTGCTCCATGGGCAAAGACAAACTGTGCCACAGGACTCTGGGCTTTGTGCCATTCAATGACGACCTTATCACTCATAGTTAAAGTACCTTGTTATATTTGTTCTTGCTCAACCATGCTGAGCATCCAATCTTTAAACGACACGATTTTACCCAGTTCTGCCTGAGATTCTCGGCAAACAAGATAATACGCATTTTTACTTTCCAAGCTGTGACTAAACGGGATAACCAAGCGACCTGCATCCAGATCCGGTTTCGCCAGTACACTATTGCCCAATGCAATACCTTGACCATGCACAGCGGCTTGTAGCACCATCGAAGAGTGGCTAAAAATAGGCCCCGTATTGGCAGGCACATTTCGCACCCCAGCCGTTTTGAGCCACGACTTCCAAGAGCGACGAGAAGTGTCGTGCAATAAATTATGGTTTGCTAAATCGCTGGGTTGATCTAGCGGCTTTGGACCATTAAGTAATAAAGGGCTACACAAGGGTACTAAATACTCTGTGTGTAATTTGTGGGTTTGCACACCACTCCAATTGCCACGACCATAATAAATTGCCACATCGACATCATCAGTCAGCGAATTTTCGTCCTGATCTTGGGCTTTAATACGCACATCAATATCAGGAAACAATTCGTTGAATTTACTCAGCCTTGGCACTAACCATTGAATTGCAAAACTTGGTGTTAAGCTCACAGTGAGTGACCCCTTCGCACCTCGAGCAAGTAGCTTTTCAGTTGCATCAATGAGCTGAGAAAAGATGTCTTTTATATCTAAAAAGTAGCCTTGCCCCTCTTCAGTCAGTAACAAAGAGCGATTTTTTCTGAGGAACAGCTTTAACCCCAAGTGTTCTTCAAGCGTTTTTATTTGGTGGCTGATAGCCGCTTGTGTCACGAAGAGTTCTTCAGCGGCTTTGGTAAAACTTAAGTGCCTGGCTGCTGCTTCAAACGCTTTCAAAGCATTCAGTGGTGGTAACCTTCTTGCCATAGCAGGACGCCTTTACATGTTGTTATATTTTATGTTGTTGTATCAGTGGGCAACCACCATCCTATGGTCACTGCCCGGCCTAACTCATTAGCCGAGTTAAACGCTTGCGCTTGTATCTAGCGCATCAAAGCTTTTGATTAATTCATCGACCGCTTTCATTTGCTTTAAGTAACCTTCCAATTTATCCAAAGGCAGCGCACATGGGCCATCACATTTAGCGATATTTGGATCCGGGTGTGCTTCAATGAATAATCCAGCTAAGCCTAATGCCATTCCGCTGCGTGCAAGTTCTGCGGCTTGTGCTCTGCGGCCATCAGCAGAATCAGCTCGACCACCAGGGCGCTGCAATGCATGCGTTGCATCAAAAATCACTGGCGCCATATGTTTCATGTCATCCATACCCAACATATCAACCACTAAATTGTTGTAACCAAAGCTACTACCACGTTCACATAAAATGACTTGGTCATTGCCCGCTTCATTCAACTTTTTAATGATATGACGCATTTCATGCGGCGCTAAAAACTGGGGTTTTTTCACATTAATCACCGCGCCTGTTTTTGCCATGGCGACAACTAAATCTGTTTGACGCGCTAAAAATGCCGGTAGCTGGATCACATCTGCCACTTCAGCAACTGGCGCTGCCTGAAATGGTTCATGTACGTCGGTGATCACAGGAACATTGAAGGTCTTCTTTATTTCTTCAAAAATTTTCAGCCCCTCTTCCATACCTGGACCACGGTATGAATTGATCGAAGAGCGATTAGCCTTGTCGAACGACGCTTTGAAAACATAAGGAATATTTAACTTCGAGGTGACTTCTACATAATGCTCTGCAATTTGCATCGCCAAGTCTCGCGACTCAAGTACATTCATTCCACCAAATAGGACAAACGGTTTGTCGTTTGCAACTTCAATGTTTCCAACTTTTATAATCTGTGTATTCATATTTCAATCCAATTTAGACTGGTATCAAGCAGATGTTCAACTCGATTACCAAGCACACTGTATTTTTTATTCTCTTAGAAGAGGGATGCACGAGTGACAATCCAAGCATAGTCCCTAATTAATTAACACGCTATAAATCGTTTAAGACATAACTGCACCTTGTCGCAAGTATCGATTTGTACGTCACTTTGGAGACTTAGTTCAGTCGCTAGCTGTAATAAAGTGTTTTGAGCATATAGCCTTATGTGTAGTTTGACTACTCGCGCATAGTCGAACGTGAGAATTTTACTTTCAGTAATATAAACCCCAAGTGTATTGAAACACTTGAGGCTAAAATGATAAATAACTGACTAGTGCAGTATATTATTATGGTCAGCGAGTTCTTCTATTTGGCTTTGTATCAGCTCAATGGTAGGGTCATCTGGGCACTCATCTACAAAATACTGTAGATCATCTTTGGCCATTTTTGGACAGTTTAGTTGATTGAGCAGATAGCCCCGATCGCGCCGTTCATACGGGTCATCCCCCAACAACTCCATCAGTAACTCAACACAACTTAATGCATGACTAAATTTTTCCGCGGCTATAAAAGACCACTTTTGCTGCGCAAGATAAAGCTTAAATATCTCATCGCCAATTACCAATTCCATTGGCTCTTGGTCTTGCTCAGTATCATTTTCAGGCGTGACATACCATGATTGCTGACCAGAGCTTGGGTCTATGATATAGCCTTCTTCACTGCTTAGTGCAACATGTACCATCACTTCACTTTGCAGCAGTGCAACCGTGGCATTAAAGTCTGCACGTTCTAGTAAATGCGAAAGTAAAATCGCTAAAGCAGTGCTGGTACCACTGCGCATTTTAATCACATAACTAATATTATTAAGTAGATATTCTGGTACCTTTTGACCTGTACCACTAAATAGCCATTTGGTATAAAACGTATCCAGTATTAAGTCGACACGTTTATGAGGGTCTTTTTCCTTCACACGCATTTCATCAACTGCCAGCTCTAGCTCAGCCAATTGGCACAGCGTTTGTTCGGTGTCGGCTTGCGCATCCCATCGCTGTTCAGCATAAATGCTACGAATTAATGCAGGAACGGAATAATCCATACCTAATTCTTGTTGTTCATCAAACCAAGTATCCGTCATAGACTGTACTGCTAACCCATGTGAAAATAATAAGCCGCTAGTGTAACACTTTTTAGTCCATTCCCAAGGGGAAATTTTACTCACACTCATGCAACTTACCGGATAGCTCAGTCACATGAGGTAAGTATTATTGAAGAACTTTAAAGAATAAACGCACTCTTTGTGCTGGCAAGGTAGCCAATGGCAAGCAAAGCTAATGTAGCTCCTACAAGCGCAGGGATTTGTTTTGATTTATGTTTTGACTTTGCAATGACAAACCCAAGCCCGATATAGCCAACAACTAATATGATCTTTTCCATCAACCATGGCTGAGAAGATGGCTTCATCCCAAGTGTTACGGCTAAATATACCGCAGACACAAGCAACAGCGTATCCACGCCATGACTGGAAATAAAAACCAACTTATTCTTTGCAAGCTTACCCGTAGTTAAGCGTGATACTGAGCGGGTATAAAACAATACAATACTAAGTATCGCAAACACCATATGCGTATGTTTGAGTACAAGGTAGTCCACATTAACCTCATTGTTTATCTGGATAACGGGCAAGAATTGCTTCTAGATCATCAATAATATCGTTAAACACGGTGACTAGTTTAGGGTCAAAGTGTTTTCCGCTTTGATTATTTATTTCTTTCACAACTTCAGGTAAATCCCATGCTTCTTTGTAACAACGGCGATGACGCAGCGCATCATATACATCAGCCATTGCTACAATACGGCCGAACACGTGTATATCTTCACCTTTTGTTCCTTTAGGATACCCAGTGCCGTCCCACTTCTCATGATGATCTCTGGCGATTAACGCTCCAGCATTGACAATTTCGCGCTTTGAATCGCGCAATAACTGATAGCCCTTTTTAGCATGGCTTTGCATGACCGTCCATTCTTGGTCATCCAATTTTGCAGGCTTATTCAATATCGCGTCCGGAATACCGACTTTGCCTACATCATGAAGCGGTGAGGCAATACGAACTAAATCAGCTTCTCGATTTCCAAGTCCATACCCAACGGCAAGTGCATGACAAATGTGCGCAACACGTTTTACGTGATTGCCTGATTCTGTCGAGCGCATTTCCAAAGCTTCACTTAGGCGGTAAACCAGCTCTTGTTGCGTATCTTCAATTTCCGCCTGTAACTGCACATTTTCGTATGCAAGTTGTACGTTTTGAGAAAAAATTTCGATTAAATGTTTTTGCGTATCGGTTAAAAACTCTGGGATCCCAGAAACAAATAGCATAGAGGCGTGATTATATTCACTTGAGCAGTACGAGAATAAATAATTGTCTTTGTATACAATGCTTTTTTCATTCAGCGCCTGTTTACACGCTTGAATTTGCTCTTCATTTAACACGTCTTGGATAGGTTTACCTTCACTCTTAGCAAACTCTCCACGACCCGTAAATACCACAAGGTCTTCACTACAGGTATCAGGTTCATTGCTGGCAACCAAAGACGTTGCATACATGGCTTCATCTACAGTCCCTAATAGCGAGGTAAGCTGTTGCATTACGCCTTCAATAAACTGTTCAATCGAGTGCGTCGCAAAAATATCACGAGAAGCGGTGATAATTTTTTCAAGACCTTGACGAGATTGGTCGATGGATAAAATATCACGGTAAGAGCGCAAGCTAGACATCACCACGGTAAATAACTTTTGTGCGGTCAGTTCAGTCTTGGATTTGTAATCATTGATGTCGTAATTAACAATAACCTGTCGCTCAGGAGCTTGGCCTGGTTGTCCGGTTCTGAGAATAATACGAATGTTATTATTCTTGGCCGTTTCGCGAATGAACTGCGCTACTTTTAAACCCGCATCATCGGTTTCCATCACCACATCGAGCAGTACAATCGCTGCATCAGGGTGATCTGTCACTACTTGTTTTGCTTCCTCCCCTGAGTATGCACTGAGAAACTCAAGTTTCTTCTTTTGAAACTCAAAATCACTTAACGCCAGTTTGGTGACCGCATGTACTTCTGGTTCATCATCAACAATAATGACTTTCCAAGTGCCACTCTGCTCCGTTTCTGTGATATCAGTCGGCTCATCTGAAAACAAAAAATCATCCATAGAGAGTCCTTAACGCTTATTTGACGCGGGCTATAATTCAAAAATATTTAATGCATTCAACGCATCACTATGGCATCTGTGCCACAGTTACTCTATCACAGCCTGCCATATCTTTTATTGTAAGTATATTGCGATAGTTCATTTGTGCAAAAATCTCTCTCACACCACTGCCTTGCTCAAATCCATGTTCTACCAGTATAAAACCACCTGAGCTCAGGTATTCTCTGGCTTGCGATGCAATATGACGTATATCCGCATAGCCACTTTCTTCGGCAACTAAAGCTGAAAGCGGTTCAAAGCGCACATCCCCTTGCGATAGATGTATGTCATCATTTTCAATGTATGGAGGATTGCTGACAATCAAATCAAATTGCAGATCTGGTACATTTGAAAACCAATCACTTTGTGCAATAGTCACATTGTTTAGTGTATGTCTCTGGCAGTTGCGTTGTGCCAACGCAACTGCATCCTCTGAGTAATCAACAGCCCATACCTGCCAAGTTGGCATCTCGCTGGCCAATGACAAGGCTATCGCCCCCGTACCGGTACCTAGATCAAGAACTTTTGCAGTCCGAGGCAGTGCTAAGCCAAGGGCGTACTCTACTAACGTTTCGGTATCAGGTCTTGGGATTAAAGTGCTGTTGTTGACGTAGAATGGGAGACTCCAAAACTCGCGCTCTCCGGTTATATGCGCAACTGGTTCGCCATTCATCCGCCTTGCAATGTGTTCTTCAAACAATTGATGATGTTTATCAGATAACTCGGCTTCAGGCCAAGTAAACAAGTAGCTGCGAGGTTTATCAAGAATGTGAAGTAACAGGACTTCTGCGTCAAGTTTAGGGGAGTCAGAGTGATCAATTAGTTGCTGCGTTGCCCAAGCAATTGCTTGGGCATTGGAGATGGAACTCACCTTAATCATCACCCATCGCAGCAAGTAAGTCTGCTTGGTGCTCAAGAAGGAGTGGATCAATAATGGCGCCCAATTCACCACCAACCACTTCATTTAAACGATATAAAGTTAAGTTGATACGGTGATCCGTTATACGACCTTGAGGATAGTTATATGTACGGATGCGCTCAGAGCGGTCACCACTACCCACTAGGTTACGACGTTCACTGGCCTCTGCGGCTTGACGCTTTTCATCTTCAGCCTGCTGTAGTCGAGCACCAAGTACAGACAAGGCTTTAGCACGGTTTTTATGCTGAGAACGCTCATCCTGACACTCTACCACGACACCAGTTGGAATGTGGGTGATTCGAATTGCAGAGTCTGTTTTGTTAACGTGCTGACCACCGGCACCTGATGCTCTAAACGTATCTACTTTTAGATCAGCAGGGTTAATCTGAATGGCTTCTGCCTCTGGGATTTCAGCCATTACCGCCACAGTACACGCAGAAGTATGAACACGGCCTTGTGATTCGGTCTCAGGGACACGTTGAACACGGTGTGCGCCCGACTCAAACTTCAGCTTGCCATACACACCATCACCTTTGATGTTAGCAATTACTTCTTTATAACCGCCATGCTCACCTTCATTGGCACTCACGACCTCTACTTGCCACTTCTGCGTTTCAGCATAGCGGCTGTACATACGGAATAAGTCACCGGCGAAAATAGCAGCCTCGTCACCACCGGTTCCCGCACGTACTTCTAAATAAACGTTGTTATCATCTTTCGGATCTTTAGGTAGCATCAACACTTGTAGTTGATCTTCTAGCTCAACAATCGCGGCTTTCGCTTCTTTATATTCTTCTTGCGCCATTTCGCGCATATCTGGATCCGAATCCTTCAACATCTCTTCTGCTGTAGCAACATCTTCTTGTGCTTGCTGGTAGGAAGTAAATGTTTTTACGACATCTTCAAGCTCTGAGTACTCTTTAGAAAGTGCGCGAAAGCGGTTCTGATCGCCAATCACTTCAGGATCGCCTAGCATCGCTTCTACTTCTTCATGACGCTCTACTAGGGTTTCTAACTTACGATAGACAGACTCTTTCATCTAAATTTTATTCCTGTTCAATACCTAATGCCTGCTTAAGTACCATCAATCGCTCCATATCCCCTTCTTTCGCGGCCTTTTGAATCGCGTGTGTTGGAGCATGAGTGAGTCGATTGGTTAGCTTATTTGCTAGTTCAAGCATGACTTTTTCTGAATCTTTACCCGATTGTAGCTGATTTACAGCCTTTTCCACGAGCTCTAATTTTATTTCTTGTGCTGATGTTCTGTACTGGCGGATCACATCAACCGATTTTAAAGAGCGCTGCCAATCTGCAAACTCTCTGGTTTTATCATCAATGATCGCCTGTGCTTGTGTTGCCGCCTGTTCGCGACTGGCGATGTTTTCATTAACAATGGCTTGTAAGTCATCAACCGTGTATAAATAAGCAGCATCCAATTCATTAACTTGGCTCTCAATGTCCCTTGGCACTGCGATATCAACAAACAACATAGGACGATACTTTCTTTGCTTTAATGCTTGTTCTACCACCCCTTTACCAATTATAGGTAAAGTACTCGCTGTCGAGCTTATCACGATATCGGCATGCTGTAATTCATCTGGCAGCTGAGCAAGAGAGATCACATCTCCACCAATTTCCTCAGCGAGATTTTTAGCCCGCTCAATCGTTCGGTTTGCAACAGTAATGTGCTGCGGGTGATGTTGAGAGAGGTGTTTAGCAACTAACTCTATGGTTTCACCTGCACCGATCAGCAATACTTTCGTCTTATCGAGTT
This genomic window from Pseudoalteromonas luteoviolacea contains:
- the prfA gene encoding peptide chain release factor 1, encoding MKESVYRKLETLVERHEEVEAMLGDPEVIGDQNRFRALSKEYSELEDVVKTFTSYQQAQEDVATAEEMLKDSDPDMREMAQEEYKEAKAAIVELEDQLQVLMLPKDPKDDNNVYLEVRAGTGGDEAAIFAGDLFRMYSRYAETQKWQVEVVSANEGEHGGYKEVIANIKGDGVYGKLKFESGAHRVQRVPETESQGRVHTSACTVAVMAEIPEAEAIQINPADLKVDTFRASGAGGQHVNKTDSAIRITHIPTGVVVECQDERSQHKNRAKALSVLGARLQQAEDEKRQAAEASERRNLVGSGDRSERIRTYNYPQGRITDHRINLTLYRLNEVVGGELGAIIDPLLLEHQADLLAAMGDD
- the prmC gene encoding peptide chain release factor N(5)-glutamine methyltransferase, yielding MIKVSSISNAQAIAWATQQLIDHSDSPKLDAEVLLLHILDKPRSYLFTWPEAELSDKHHQLFEEHIARRMNGEPVAHITGEREFWSLPFYVNNSTLIPRPDTETLVEYALGLALPRTAKVLDLGTGTGAIALSLASEMPTWQVWAVDYSEDAVALAQRNCQRHTLNNVTIAQSDWFSNVPDLQFDLIVSNPPYIENDDIHLSQGDVRFEPLSALVAEESGYADIRHIASQAREYLSSGGFILVEHGFEQGSGVREIFAQMNYRNILTIKDMAGCDRVTVAQMP
- the hemA gene encoding glutamyl-tRNA reductase; this encodes MTIIALGINHKTASVELREKVAFSPEQLSRALEQLNQLPEFHESVIVSTCNRTEIYCSLDNTNSQAVLDWLANFHAISQQELADNVYIHQNQDAVNHLMRVACGLDSLVLGEPQILGQIKQAYNSSKHHHVIQPMFERLFQKTFSVAKQVRTETEIGASAVSVAYAAVNLAKHIYGKLDKTKVLLIGAGETIELVAKHLSQHHPQHITVANRTIERAKNLAEEIGGDVISLAQLPDELQHADIVISSTASTLPIIGKGVVEQALKQRKYRPMLFVDIAVPRDIESQVNELDAAYLYTVDDLQAIVNENIASREQAATQAQAIIDDKTREFADWQRSLKSVDVIRQYRTSAQEIKLELVEKAVNQLQSGKDSEKVMLELANKLTNRLTHAPTHAIQKAAKEGDMERLMVLKQALGIEQE